Proteins from one Verrucomicrobiia bacterium genomic window:
- a CDS encoding glycoside hydrolase family 43 protein, with amino-acid sequence MKPKLIAAFFCLLGWCSFSSSAASTNDTVYMFTSFRENGQDGLRFLYSFDALHWTNVPGTFMKPNVGGKILRDPSIVRGPDGTFHLVWTTAWRGDKGFGYASSTNLINWSEQKFVEAMKHEPDTANVWAPELFYDDAAREFVICWASTIPGRFPDHLEPRTNNHRMYYTTTTDFKTFTPTKLYLDPDFSVIDCQIVKRDTHDFVLLLKDNTRPQRDIRVAFGDGPLGPWRNISPPFTEKFTEGPCAMKVGEEWLIYFDVYQRNIYGAMKTRDFKTFTDITSEVSFPEHHKHGTAFRAPRALLNNLLKQARDAGNQ; translated from the coding sequence ATGAAACCTAAACTGATTGCGGCTTTTTTCTGCCTTCTTGGCTGGTGCTCGTTTTCGTCGTCCGCAGCCTCCACGAACGACACGGTTTACATGTTCACGTCGTTCCGCGAGAACGGGCAGGACGGGTTGCGATTCCTCTACAGCTTCGACGCGCTGCATTGGACGAACGTCCCCGGGACGTTCATGAAACCGAACGTGGGCGGAAAAATCCTCCGCGATCCCAGCATCGTTCGCGGACCCGACGGAACCTTCCACCTCGTTTGGACCACGGCGTGGCGCGGGGACAAGGGATTCGGCTACGCGAGTTCCACGAACCTCATCAACTGGTCGGAGCAGAAGTTTGTCGAGGCCATGAAGCACGAGCCCGACACGGCGAACGTCTGGGCGCCGGAATTGTTCTACGACGACGCCGCGCGGGAGTTTGTCATCTGCTGGGCGTCCACGATTCCCGGCCGCTTTCCCGATCACCTCGAGCCGAGGACGAACAATCATCGGATGTATTACACCACCACGACGGACTTCAAAACGTTCACCCCAACGAAGCTGTACCTGGATCCGGACTTCAGTGTCATCGACTGTCAGATCGTGAAACGCGATACGCACGATTTCGTTTTGTTGCTGAAGGACAACACACGTCCGCAGCGGGACATCCGGGTTGCATTTGGTGATGGGCCGCTCGGGCCGTGGCGCAATATTTCGCCGCCGTTCACGGAGAAGTTCACTGAAGGCCCGTGCGCGATGAAGGTAGGCGAGGAGTGGCTGATTTATTTTGATGTCTACCAACGCAATATTTACGGCGCGATGAAGACGCGCGATTTCAAGACGTTTACCGACATCACGAGCGAAGTTTCCTTTCCCGAACATCACAAGCACGGCACGGCATTTCGGGCACCTCGAGCGCTTCTAAACAATCTGCTGAAGCAGGCACGCGACGCTGGCAATCAGTGA
- a CDS encoding xylose isomerase codes for MILRHIANLWTFMGHPTMASEWSLDEKLRTIKEAGFDGVCWAGSPELRDGCRRYGLIFVGGMASGSAADFPRLLQEQKDCGAVQVNVQLASPDTPAHEALELALTLNREAKRVGIIAAIETHRGTCTETPEKHYALCDAYEKATGGLLSCSIDFSHFAVVKHLVPGNFVSRLLTRSDLVQHAQQFHFRPFNGHHGQVPITDAKGNLTQEVNDWLPFAEALMRCWMEGNRGSDREIFICPELGPLEGGYCLSTFRNSWEEAKVLRIEIERLWNRVTK; via the coding sequence ATGATCCTGCGACACATTGCAAACCTCTGGACATTCATGGGCCATCCCACCATGGCGAGCGAGTGGTCGCTGGATGAAAAGCTGCGGACGATCAAAGAAGCCGGGTTCGACGGCGTTTGCTGGGCGGGAAGTCCTGAACTGCGCGATGGCTGCCGTCGTTATGGCTTAATCTTTGTGGGCGGGATGGCATCGGGCAGCGCAGCAGATTTTCCGCGCCTGTTGCAGGAGCAGAAAGACTGCGGGGCCGTTCAGGTCAACGTGCAGCTTGCGTCTCCTGACACGCCCGCCCATGAAGCCCTGGAGCTCGCGCTCACATTGAATCGCGAAGCGAAGCGCGTTGGCATCATTGCCGCGATTGAAACGCATCGCGGCACCTGCACTGAAACTCCTGAAAAGCATTATGCATTGTGCGATGCGTATGAGAAAGCAACAGGCGGGTTGCTTTCGTGTTCGATCGATTTTTCCCACTTCGCCGTCGTGAAGCATTTGGTCCCGGGAAATTTCGTTTCACGCCTTCTCACCCGGTCCGATCTGGTTCAGCACGCGCAGCAGTTTCATTTCCGCCCGTTTAACGGTCATCATGGGCAAGTGCCGATTACGGACGCGAAGGGCAACCTCACGCAAGAGGTCAACGACTGGCTGCCGTTTGCTGAAGCGCTGATGCGGTGCTGGATGGAAGGCAATCGCGGTTCGGATCGTGAAATCTTCATCTGTCCTGAACTGGGCCCGCTCGAGGGAGGCTACTGTCTCTCGACCTTCCGAAATTCCTGGGAGGAAGCAAAGGTCCTGAGGATCGAAATTGAGCGGCTTTGGAACCGTGTGACGAAGTGA
- a CDS encoding Ig-like domain-containing protein, with protein sequence MNRTGLQSGLSPASLLRPAFKHFAGHNFVKVPAVLLCLVQIAVAIAALEIRGFAAPSSPPDKTFSPPPQIFVRPGGISYRWKFGTGTTPLGGYPGSYPVTSVGIYNVPAFGWVVTRGYFQYSADGENWTTYTMGTSPSYIANPANYWRFVDTSPADTTSMNNFGTSWTLQGPPSSVSSGGNVYPDNAPTNIISDNIAAVILNNAASGSVVATMKPGDTGDTRGGFWVIEEQSVPNLFTISFDRTANNFAQVKLGSGTIPAIGQTASVTLRYHDVYQTDFNGDPIPGEGFSKVFTFTVVPESTKDLNFTDDIAVNTYTTNTQSGASIATLSDGTFVVVWQSAGQNGKLLAPFVNHGLYGQRYSSTGVRIGNEFVIASSDPAADESTPVVTPLNNGRFAVAYLYAGSAYNVRFRIVEADGSVGPELSASTSSGQHYSPAIATLSDGSIVVAWLHESWEVRLRRFAAADGAPLSGETVIAAAGSGPGIAALSNGSYAVTWADPNTYEIVARVGANGADQSTGILWTGYSPPRVASIANGFVVASEAWADPNFSHIEAARFNNTGALQGIAFRVNTNTATLYAASIAGLSGGGFVITWTSDADDFDLRGVFGRRYTANGTPVDDGWFQVNEHRSGDQAITSVTALSNDRFAVAWTDVDAGLDSNVEARVLLPSNAAPSVAANSGTITVGEGSLAGNSGTFGDADGNATVNLSASVGSVIADSGAGTWAWTLTTLDGPEDAATVTITVTDGIATNSTSFTLAVTNVAPVVVGRVITILENQVTNILLEASDPGTDAVDWVIVANPTNGTLSGIAPNLVYTPSTNTHGTDTFAVNAVDSDGAESDTAWFSINILDVNQPPIAGADSIARPNTTRVAKTAKALLLGNDSDPDSDPLTIASVAQPMPPGATVAFAGNFVVYTAPATNAGNGSFVYVLSDGPGGHLVTNTVQVLEIAGSPAVSAPNVAAITAAGSDYVLKFIGVPANAYRVQYTTTQIAPYVWNEFNPLAVHIAPTNGVFEHIDVNPPDSMRLYRAVPHP encoded by the coding sequence ATGAACAGAACGGGACTGCAATCGGGCCTTTCACCAGCATCGCTCTTAAGGCCAGCGTTCAAGCACTTTGCTGGACACAATTTTGTCAAAGTTCCGGCGGTTCTTCTCTGCCTGGTTCAAATCGCGGTCGCAATCGCGGCGCTTGAAATTCGAGGATTTGCCGCGCCGTCGAGCCCTCCCGACAAAACCTTTTCACCGCCACCCCAAATCTTCGTGCGGCCCGGCGGGATCAGCTATCGCTGGAAATTCGGAACCGGAACCACGCCCCTCGGCGGCTATCCTGGATCGTATCCCGTAACGTCGGTCGGAATCTACAACGTCCCCGCGTTCGGATGGGTCGTCACGCGCGGTTATTTTCAATACAGCGCGGACGGCGAGAACTGGACGACTTACACGATGGGCACTTCACCCTCGTACATCGCAAACCCGGCCAACTACTGGCGATTCGTCGATACCAGTCCCGCCGACACGACAAGCATGAACAACTTCGGCACGTCCTGGACCCTGCAGGGCCCGCCTTCTTCAGTGTCATCCGGCGGCAATGTTTATCCCGACAACGCGCCGACCAACATCATTTCCGACAACATCGCTGCAGTAATTCTCAACAACGCCGCCAGCGGCAGCGTCGTGGCGACGATGAAGCCCGGAGACACAGGCGATACTCGCGGCGGGTTTTGGGTCATTGAAGAACAGTCGGTGCCGAATTTGTTCACGATCTCGTTCGATCGCACCGCCAACAATTTTGCGCAGGTGAAGCTTGGGAGTGGAACGATTCCAGCCATCGGTCAGACAGCTTCGGTTACGCTGCGCTATCACGATGTTTATCAAACCGATTTCAACGGTGATCCCATTCCGGGCGAAGGTTTCAGCAAGGTGTTCACGTTCACGGTGGTTCCCGAATCGACGAAGGATCTGAACTTCACAGACGACATCGCGGTGAACACTTACACAACCAACACGCAAAGCGGCGCGTCCATCGCGACCCTTAGCGACGGCACCTTTGTCGTCGTCTGGCAATCCGCCGGGCAGAACGGGAAGCTTCTTGCGCCGTTCGTAAATCATGGTCTCTACGGTCAGCGCTATTCCAGCACAGGCGTTCGAATCGGGAATGAGTTCGTCATTGCCAGTTCCGATCCAGCGGCCGACGAGTCAACCCCTGTGGTCACGCCGCTGAATAATGGACGTTTCGCTGTGGCGTACCTCTACGCTGGCAGCGCCTACAATGTTCGATTTCGCATTGTCGAGGCGGATGGAAGCGTGGGACCCGAACTTTCCGCCAGCACATCCAGCGGGCAGCATTACTCGCCCGCAATCGCGACACTGAGCGATGGATCGATTGTCGTCGCATGGCTCCACGAAAGCTGGGAGGTGCGGTTGCGACGCTTCGCCGCGGCCGATGGCGCCCCGCTGTCAGGCGAGACTGTGATCGCAGCGGCTGGATCAGGCCCGGGCATCGCCGCACTCAGCAATGGAAGTTATGCTGTCACGTGGGCGGATCCCAATACTTACGAAATCGTGGCGCGGGTGGGGGCAAACGGCGCAGACCAAAGCACGGGAATCCTGTGGACCGGCTATAGTCCTCCGCGCGTCGCGTCGATCGCGAATGGATTCGTCGTCGCTTCCGAAGCGTGGGCAGATCCGAATTTTTCGCACATTGAGGCTGCGCGATTTAACAATACTGGCGCGTTGCAGGGGATCGCGTTTCGGGTCAACACGAACACAGCCACGCTGTATGCCGCATCGATTGCGGGACTCTCAGGCGGAGGCTTTGTGATCACCTGGACATCCGACGCGGACGACTTCGACCTGCGCGGGGTTTTTGGCCGCCGCTACACTGCGAATGGAACGCCCGTCGACGACGGCTGGTTCCAGGTAAACGAGCATCGATCCGGCGACCAGGCCATCACTTCAGTAACAGCACTTTCCAATGATCGATTCGCCGTCGCGTGGACAGATGTTGACGCCGGGCTCGATTCAAACGTTGAGGCCCGCGTTCTCCTTCCGTCCAACGCAGCTCCCAGCGTGGCGGCGAATTCAGGCACGATCACTGTGGGCGAGGGGAGCCTTGCTGGAAACAGCGGCACATTTGGCGATGCCGATGGAAACGCAACGGTGAATCTCTCGGCCTCGGTGGGATCGGTGATCGCCGATTCCGGCGCGGGCACGTGGGCGTGGACGTTGACCACACTGGATGGACCCGAGGATGCTGCGACGGTGACAATCACAGTCACCGACGGAATTGCAACCAACTCAACCTCCTTCACTCTGGCAGTAACCAACGTTGCTCCCGTGGTGGTTGGACGTGTCATCACGATCCTCGAAAATCAGGTAACCAACATTCTGCTTGAAGCGAGCGATCCTGGAACGGATGCCGTCGACTGGGTCATCGTGGCAAATCCAACCAACGGAACGCTCTCAGGCATTGCGCCGAATCTTGTTTATACGCCCAGTACGAACACACATGGAACGGACACGTTCGCAGTAAATGCCGTGGACTCCGATGGTGCGGAGAGTGACACGGCGTGGTTCAGCATCAACATTCTTGACGTGAACCAGCCGCCGATTGCTGGGGCGGACAGCATCGCCAGGCCAAATACAACACGCGTTGCGAAAACTGCAAAGGCGCTCTTGCTGGGCAATGACAGCGATCCAGATTCGGATCCGCTGACGATAGCATCGGTTGCGCAGCCGATGCCTCCAGGCGCGACGGTCGCTTTCGCTGGAAACTTTGTTGTCTACACAGCACCGGCCACGAACGCAGGCAACGGCAGTTTCGTTTACGTTTTGAGCGACGGGCCAGGAGGGCATCTGGTCACTAACACCGTGCAGGTTTTGGAAATCGCAGGAAGCCCGGCCGTTTCAGCACCGAACGTCGCCGCTATCACGGCCGCGGGGAGCGATTACGTTCTGAAGTTCATCGGGGTTCCAGCAAATGCGTATCGTGTTCAGTACACGACAACGCAAATCGCGCCCTACGTGTGGAACGAGTTCAATCCTCTCGCAGTCCACATTGCGCCGACAAATGGCGTGTTCGAACACATTGACGTCAATCCGCCCGATTCAATGCGCCTGTACCGCGCCGTTCCGCATCCGTGA